TCTTATTAGTTTTTCAAGGCTAAGTCCTGTTTTTAAATAAATTTTTGTAGCATCGCTTGAGAGTTTGTTAGAAGGCCCTAAAAGGTATGCTCCAATATAAGGTACTACATATGCTTCTGTTGAAATAGATGTTATTGGAATTGCATAATCAAGATATAAAGCCAAACCGAGCTTCATTGCGTCTTCAAATGTCAGATTAGGTATTGTAGCTTGTTTGCTTATTGAACTTTGTCCAGCTTGATTATTTTCATTAGTGCTTGAAATTACTGTAGGATAGTTTTCTACAGATTTTTGTCTTAAAATATCGTAAAGACCGATAGATGTTATCCATCCTAGTCCATTCATAATTCCCTTTTTGTTGTCTTCATAGCTTGAAATTTCAACATTTAAGCTTTGAAATGCATTTTCAGATATGGTTTTTAATCTTTTTTCTGTATCTTTAGATCTGTAAAGGTTTTGTCCATAACTTATTCCTAATGCAATCCCAGATTTTTTGTCTTGCTCTCCAAATAACCTTGTGCTGTAGGAATCAGATCCTTTAACTTTCCAGGATTCTTTTTCTCCGGTGTCTTTATTCCAAGCAAGTCCTATACTTGCTCCTGTTGAAAATGCAATGCCCAATTCTGTATTTTTGCTGAAATTAAGAGCATTTCCATTTGGATCAAATATATTCTCATCTTTTTTGCTAGGATCTGAGGATGTTCCTTTTTTGAAATTTGCTGCTTTTGATATGTGTCCAAATACAGAAAAATCGCTTGCAAAAGGATCTATTCCTAAATCAGTGCCCATTTGTAAAATAAGATATGTATTTTTATTGTTGATTTTTGTTAATCCGAGCTTATATTGAGCCCCAAAAGATGCTAAAATTGCAGAATTTGATAAAGTTGGACTCAATAAATCGTTGCCAACTACGGATTTATCTTTTAAAGAGTATGTTATTGATGAATTATTGAATGTTTCGTTTCCATAAGCTCCTGACAAGCCAAAATTTAATTCAAAAGGTATTTCTGCAACTACAGATTCAGTATCTTCGTTTTGATCAAGTAGATTTTTTATTGGCTTCCATGTTGCTTGAATTCCATAAAGTATTCCTTGATATGTTTTATTATATGGAGTGTCTTTGTCATTCTCTTGATTTCTGTTTCCAGTACCTGTTCCCCCTATTGCAAATGTAAGGTCGAGTTGTGGGAGTTTGTATCCCAATTGAATTGTTCCTATCTTTTTAGAAGTACCTCTTGCAAGAATTGTCCCTCTTACTATTCTATCATTGCTTGGGAATCCATAGTAAGTGCTTTTAAATCCAGTCATAGGCGCAAAACTAAATAAAGACTCTTTATTAAAGTCAAAATCTGTCATAGTACTTATTTTAATGAAAAAATCGTACATATTGATTTGGGCTGTTATATCTCCTACGTCAATTTTAAATTGATCGCCTTTTTTGCCTTCCGCTTTTAATACAAGATCTTCTACCTTAATGTAAGCTGAGAATGGATCGTCTTTGCCTAATTCGGGATTAGCTTCAAATGGTTTAAGCTTAATGGTAATTTTGCTTTTGTTTTCAAACCCAGGAACAAGCTCATCCATATCTAATCTGAATTCACTTGTGTTTTCAAATCCGAATGTCGGCATCCATGGGTTTATTTTAAATATATCTTTTTCCTTTAATGCGTCTGCTGCAAATATTGCTGCAGATGTAGTTAAAAATATAATTAATTTATATAAAATATGGCTTTTCATAATTATACCTTCCTGTTGTAACTATAAACTTTTATTAGTTCTAGTTATTAATTAAACGTATTAATAAATATATTATACATATGCTATTATATATAATATATTAACATATATATAATATTAAAATATTAGGTAAAAATTCAAGGCCATATTAGTATTTTGTAATTTTTAAATTATTCAAATCTATAAATAAGATTAATTTTAGTATAAATTAATCTTATTTATTTTAAATGATTAATTTATACTAAATAAACTAGCAATCCCGTTGCTAAAATGTAGAATAAGGCATAAATTATTGTTTTTGATAAAAGTTTGCCTTCTTGTCCAATTAATCCAGCAGTTGTTGTTGCTATTGTGATGTTTTGGGGAGAAATCATTTTTCCTCCAGTTGCTCCTGTTGTATTTGCTGCTGCAAGCCAGTAAGGATTTGCTCCAATATTTTCTGCCATTTGTGTTTGCAAAGGTCCAAAAAGAACATTTGAAACTGTGTCACTTCCTGTTAAAAATGTTCCAATAGCTCCAATTAGTGGACTAAATAATGGTCCAAATTTACCTGTTATTATTGATATTCCATTAGCAAGATCTCTTATCATTCCGCTGTGTGTCATTAATCTTGATATTGCAACAATGCATATTATTATAAATGAAGATAATGCCATTTTTTTCAAGGTTAGTGTAAATATTTTTAGCTGCTTTAATATTGGAACTCCTCGTATTGAATAGGATATTATTGTTGCAAGCACAATCAAGAAGCCTGGAGAGATAATCCATTTAAAGTGTAGAGGATTTGCTTCTGGATAAATACTAATAGTGCTTTGAAAAGTTTTTAGGTATTCGTGAATTTTGTTAAAAATAGGAGATACAAGCACTATAAATGTTACTATTAAAATATAGGGTGAGCATGCAATA
Above is a genomic segment from Borreliella mayonii containing:
- a CDS encoding integrin-binding adhesin P66, encoding MKSHILYKLIIFLTTSAAIFAADALKEKDIFKINPWMPTFGFENTSEFRLDMDELVPGFENKSKITIKLKPFEANPELGKDDPFSAYIKVEDLVLKAEGKKGDQFKIDVGDITAQINMYDFFIKISTMTDFDFNKESLFSFAPMTGFKSTYYGFPSNDRIVRGTILARGTSKKIGTIQLGYKLPQLDLTFAIGGTGTGNRNQENDKDTPYNKTYQGILYGIQATWKPIKNLLDQNEDTESVVAEIPFELNFGLSGAYGNETFNNSSITYSLKDKSVVGNDLLSPTLSNSAILASFGAQYKLGLTKINNKNTYLILQMGTDLGIDPFASDFSVFGHISKAANFKKGTSSDPSKKDENIFDPNGNALNFSKNTELGIAFSTGASIGLAWNKDTGEKESWKVKGSDSYSTRLFGEQDKKSGIALGISYGQNLYRSKDTEKRLKTISENAFQSLNVEISSYEDNKKGIMNGLGWITSIGLYDILRQKSVENYPTVISSTNENNQAGQSSISKQATIPNLTFEDAMKLGLALYLDYAIPITSISTEAYVVPYIGAYLLGPSNKLSSDATKIYLKTGLSLEKLIRFTTISLGWDSNNIIELANKNANNAAIGSAFLQFKIAYSGS